A region of Sugiyamaella lignohabitans strain CBS 10342 chromosome A, complete sequence DNA encodes the following proteins:
- the MET7 gene encoding tetrahydrofolate synthase (Folylpolyglutamate synthetase; catalyzes extension of the glutamate chains of the folate coenzymes, required for methionine synthesis and for maintenance of mitochondrial DNA; protein abundance increases in response to DNA replication stress; GO_component: GO:0005737 - cytoplasm [Evidence IEA,IEA]; GO_component: GO:0005737 - cytoplasm [Evidence IDA] [PMID 10775416]; GO_component: GO:0016020 - membrane [Evidence IEA]; GO_component: GO:0005743 - mitochondrial inner membrane [Evidence IEA,IEA]; GO_component: GO:0005759 - mitochondrial matrix [Evidence IEA]; GO_component: GO:0005739 - mitochondrion [Evidence IEA,IEA]; GO_component: GO:0005739 - mitochondrion [Evidence IDA] [PMID 10775416]; GO_function: GO:0005524 - ATP binding [Evidence IEA,IEA]; GO_function: GO:0016874 - ligase activity [Evidence IEA,IEA]; GO_function: GO:0000166 - nucleotide binding [Evidence IEA]; GO_function: GO:0004326 - tetrahydrofolylpolyglutamate synthase activity [Evidence IEA,IEA]; GO_function: GO:0004326 - tetrahydrofolylpolyglutamate synthase activity [Evidence IDA] [PMID 10775416]; GO_process: GO:0009058 - biosynthetic process [Evidence IEA]; GO_process: GO:0009396 - folic acid-containing compound biosynthetic process [Evidence IEA]; GO_process: GO:0006730 - one-carbon metabolic process [Evidence IEA]; GO_process: GO:0006730 - one-carbon metabolic process [Evidence IMP] [PMID 10775416]; GO_process: GO:0046901 - tetrahydrofolylpolyglutamate biosynthetic process [Evidence IEA]) → MTSRTYADAIEALNSLQTNFSIIDAIRKSGGKSNKDAIPQMLEWARRSGYPDPKAFDKLNIIHVTGTKGKGSTCAFVQSILNQYRVESPSIGEHGISKIGLYTSPHLKSVRERIRINGEPIAEEKFVKYFFELWDQLESTSSNEADFPDMIAGVKPVYFRYLTLLSFHIFLHEGVDTAIYEVGIGGEYDSTNIIVSPTATGVSSLGLDHTNILGNTIEEIAWNKSGIFKKGTPALTIPQPEGGDAMKVLKERALEKAGRELTVVPVHPLIANGTAKLGLAGEFQKTNASLAVGLVTEHLRKLNIDSDNLATANSLPPKFLAGLEAASWPGRCQTLKQGTITYSIDGAHTQESITEAGKWYVSRVKDENQSNPPAHRVLLFNQQNRDANALVTTLHTVLSKDNVKFDHVIFTTNVTRKTGYSADLTSLNTSKEAVDELVVQNALSSAWEKIDTTAQRHVFSNIEESVNFIKSLGGETSVLVTGSLILVGGFLAVVEDN, encoded by the coding sequence ATGACTTCCCGTACCTATGCCGATGCTATTGAAGCTCTGAACAGTCTTCAGACCAACTTCTCTATAATTGATGCCATTCGGAAATCAGGCGGCAAGTCCAACAAAGATGCGATTCCACAAATGCTGGAATGGGCCAGGCGCTCTGGATATCCCGATCCCAAAGCTTTTGACAAACTGAACATTATCCATGTCACTGGTACCAAAGGAAAAGGATCCACTTGTGCATTTGTACAGTCAATTCTCAATCAATACAGAGTTGAGAGCCCTAGTATTGGCGAACATGGAATCTCCAAGATTGGCTTATACACATCACCTCATCTGAAGTCTGTTCGCGAGAGAATCAGAATTAACGGCGAGCCGATTGCTGAAGAGAAGTTTGTCAAGTACTTTTTCGAGCTTTGGGATCAATTAGAATCGACTTCATCGAATGAGGCCGACTTCCCAGACATGATCGCAGGTGTTAAGCCAGTTTACTTTAGGTACTTAACGCTTCTGTCATTCCACATTTTTTTGCACGAGGGAGTAGATACAGCTATCTATGAAGTTGGTATTGGTGGTGAATACGATTCTACAAATATTATTGTTAGTCCTACAGCAACAGGTGTTTCGTCCCTCGGGCTCGACCATACCAACATTCTAGGCAATACTATTGAGGAGATTGCATGGAACAAATCTGGTATATTCAAAAAGGGAACTCCTGCTCTCACAATTCCTCAACCAGAAGGAGGAGATGCCATGAAGGTTCTCAAAGAAAGAGCTTTAGAGAAAGCAGGAAGGGAATTGACTGTTGTTCCTGTTCACCCTCTTATAGCCAATGGAACCGCCAAACTTGGCTTAGCTGGTGAATTCCAGAAAACAAATGCATCGCTTGCTGTAGGCCTCGTAACTGAGCACTTGCGTAAGCTTAATATCGATTCGGATAACCTTGCTACGGCTAATTCACTGCCTCCAAAGTTCCTTGCCGGATTAGAAGCTGCCTCTTGGCCTGGCAGATGTCAGACTCTCAAACAGGGCACTATTACTTATAGTATTGACGGAGCCCACACCCAGGAAAGTATCACAGAGGCTGGAAAATGGTATGTATCCCGCGTCAAGGATGAGAACCAGTCTAATCCTCCTGCACACCGCGTTCTCCTTTTCAACCAACAGAACCGCGATGCCAATGCTCTAGTTACCACATTGCATACAGTACTCTCAAAAGACAATGTCAAGTTCGATCACGTAATATTCACCACTAATGTAACACGAAAGACTGGTTACTCTGCCGACTTAACCTCCCTCAACACTTCGAAGGAGGCTGTTGACGAACTTGTCGTCCAGAATGCCCTTTCAAGTGCCTGGGAGAAGATAGATACCACTGCCCAACGACACGTCTTCAGTAACATCGAAGAGTCGGTTAATTTCATCAAAAGCCTTGGTGGTGAGACTAGTGTTCTTGTCACCGGTAGTCTTATCCTTGTGGGTGGCTTTCTAGCTGTTGTAGAAGACAATTAA
- the TDP1 gene encoding tyrosyl-DNA phosphodiesterase 1 (Tyrosyl-DNA phosphodiesterase I; hydrolyzes 3' and 5'-phosphotyrosyl bonds; involved in the repair of DNA lesions created by topoisomerase I and topoisomerase II; mutations in human homolog result in the neurodegenerative disease SCANI; GO_component: GO:0005634 - nucleus [Evidence IEA,IEA,IEA]; GO_component: GO:0005634 - nucleus [Evidence IDA] [PMID 12206772]; GO_function: GO:0017005 - 3'-tyrosyl-DNA phosphodiesterase activity [Evidence IDA] [PMID 10521354]; GO_function: GO:0070260 - 5'-tyrosyl-DNA phosphodiesterase activity [Evidence IDA] [PMID 16751265]; GO_function: GO:0004527 - exonuclease activity [Evidence IEA]; GO_function: GO:0016787 - hydrolase activity [Evidence IEA]; GO_function: GO:0004518 - nuclease activity [Evidence IEA]; GO_function: GO:0008081 - phosphoric diester hydrolase activity [Evidence IEA]; GO_process: GO:0006281 - DNA repair [Evidence IEA,IEA]; GO_process: GO:0006281 - DNA repair [Evidence IMP] [PMID 10521354]; GO_process: GO:0006281 - DNA repair [Evidence IMP] [PMID 15135727]; GO_process: GO:0006974 - cellular response to DNA damage stimulus [Evidence IEA]; GO_process: GO:0090305 - nucleic acid phosphodiester bond hydrolysis [Evidence IEA]) — protein MKRSQESSGDETRQTQKTKTENKAEVRSSPIYLTTIEDLPSEENVDTVGLRDLIGLEDMVSMFQFNFMFTLPFILEKLHPRARSVVNSYFIYGRKPIGDDHTGDMLRAEREAFGSKQNITIDGETLMNAYATHHTKMMVLFFKTKDGEEEAQVVIHTANLIEFDWSNMTQGVWKSPRLKLKSRGESTNSDSSSVGIKFGNDFLKYLRKYRNKSAKLAAEMISKYDFSPVEAIFVASAPGNYNTNDPEYGQWGIVKLQKEIAKFSKSSENGTESRTGYVVAQVSSIATLGATDSYLGPIVTNALNGRPFFDKVTEKTSPLKLIFPSVEDVADSLEGYVSGSSIHFKRQSAPQLKQLEYMKLLLHRWHALKAGRQRCAPHIKTYTKVINNGQELEWLLLTSANLSKHAWGTVNKTKANHWIQSWECGVLIHANAFRGKNNSLVPVYKSNNSNVEGQKDKNTICVRMPYDLPLQKYTPRDVIWSANENYTEPDWRGNKWIL, from the coding sequence ATGAAGCGGTCTCAGGAGTCGAGTGGTGATGAGACCAGGCAAACTCAAAAGACTAAGACGGAGAATAAGGCAGAAGTGCGCTCCTCTCCAATATACTTGACCACCATAGAAGATCTGCCAAGTGAAGAAAATGTTGATACAGTAGGACTACGAGACCTTATTGGTCTTGAAGATATGGTTTCGATGTTTCAATTCAACTTCATGTTCACCTTGCCATTCATTTTGGAAAAACTTCATCCAAGGGCTAGATCAGTTGTGAACTCTTATTTTATATACGGGCGAAAGCCAATTGGTGATGACCATACGGGTGACATGCTCCGGGCGGAGAGAGAAGCTTTTGGTAGTAAGCAAAATATAACAATAGATGGAGAAACGTTGATGAACGCGTATGCTACACACCACACCAAGATGatggttttatttttcaaaacaaaagatggagaagaagaagcgcAGGTAGTTATTCATACTGCAAATTTGATCGAATTTGACTGGTCGAACATGACCCAAGGTGTATGGAAATCACCGCGACTAAAGTTAAAGTCACGCGGTGAAAGCACGAATTCTGACAGCTCTTCGGTTGGTATCAAATTTGGCaatgatttcttgaaatatttacGAAAATATAGGAACAAGTCTGCGAAATTAGCGGCAGAGATGATCTCAAAATATGACTTCTCACCTGTCGAAGCTATATTTGTCGCATCTGCACCAGGAAACTACAACACCAATGACCCTGAATATGGTCAATGGGGCATTGTCAAGCTACAGAAAGAAATTGCCAAATTCTCAAAGTCGTCAGAAAATGGCACCGAATCAAGAACCGGCTACGTCGTTGCACAAGTGTCTTCGATTGCAACTTTAGGGGCTACAGATTCCTACCTGGGTCCAATAGTCACTAATGCCCTGAACGGCAGAccattttttgataaaGTCACTGAAAAAACGAGTCCACTTAAACTCATATTTCCCAGTGTTGAAGATGTGGCCGATTCTCTAGAGGGATACGTTTCTGGCTCGTCAATCCACTTCAAACGACAATCGGCCCCTCAACTCAAGCAGCTGGAATACATGAAACTGCTCCTTCACAGGTGGCATGCTTTAAAGGCTGGCCGTCAAAGGTGCGCTCCACATATAAAAACTTATACCAAGGTTATCAATAATGGCCAAGAGTTGGAGTGGCTCCTCCTGACGTCGGCCAACCTTTCTAAGCATGCGTGGGGCACCGTTAACAAGACGAAGGCAAACCACTGGATTCAGTCTTGGGAATGCGGAGTTTTGATTCATGCCAATGCCTTTCGTGGCAAAAATAACTCTCTTGTTCCCGTATACAAATCTAATAATTCAAATGTGGAGGGTCAAAAGGACAAAAATACCATCTGCGTAAGAATGCCCTACGACCTTCCGCTGCAAAAGTACACTCCTAGAGATGTTATTTGGTCAGCCAACGAGAACTATACTGAGCCTGACTGGCGAGGTAATAAGTGGATTCTGTAA